Within Haematobia irritans isolate KBUSLIRL chromosome 2, ASM5000362v1, whole genome shotgun sequence, the genomic segment GGGATGTGTATTCTGAAATGAGAATTTTAGAGAgaagtttttttgtattttcaggGTATTTTGGTGTTCTTAGTTTTTAATTTCGAGTTGAGTATCGGAGGGAAGGGgacataattttgtaatatCCCTGGTTACGATGCCCTTTTCAGTTCTAACATCTGCTATTCGCACTAGCTTGTCCGGGCTCTTGTGTGTTCTTGTTTTTATTCCGAGTCTCCATTCACAAGGTAAAAGCTGATCGTCTTTAACAACAACTAGTTGTCACCCTTTtacattttccttttttgtctGCCATTTATACCTTTTTTGAAGTTCCTTTAAATATTCGTCTTTCCAACTTCTGGCGAACTGATGTTGCTGAATTTTCAAACGTTCCCAACGATCTGAGAAAGTTAAATTGTCTGGAGCTACTTCAGGAACCGATACGAGAGGTGCACCTCTTAAAAAATGTCCTGGTGTTAGGGCTAATAACTCACATGAATTCTCGGTAATCGGAGATAGGGGACGAGAATTTAATACTGCTTCGATTCGAGTAAGCAGTGTGGTAAATTCTTCAAATGTATATTTGTGGTTTTGGGTAACCTTTTTAAAATGCATCTTGAAAGATTTTACTGCAGCCTCCCACAAACCTCCCATGTGAGGAGCATTTGGAGGAAGAAAAGACCACTGAAGACCTTGGGGGGTATATTTCGCACGAACATTATTTGAGGTATTCTTAATAAATTGAGAAATCTCATAACGGAGTGATCTTTCGGTCCCAACAAAATTGGTACCATTGTCGGACATAATTTTCATTGGGAGTCCTCTACGTCCTACAAATCTGGCAAAAGCGGCTAAAAATGACGCGGATGATAGACTGGAGCATAATTCCAAATGTACAGCTTTCGTGCTAAAGCAAACGAATATGCAAACGTAACCCTTTTGATACGGTGCCTGGCGTGTAGAAGCTGTTTTAATTGAGAATGGTCCAGCAAAATCTATACCAGTATAAGAGAAGGGAAGAGAAAATGAACTACGTTCAGTGGGAAGGGCAGCCATAATTTGATTTTGAACtttgtgtttgtatatggtacaTGTTTTACAGCCATAGATGCATCGTTTAATAGCTGCCCGAAGTCTAGATATATAATATTCCTCACGTATGGTTCGTAACATAAGATTGTTTTCCGCATGAAGTAGTAGTTCGTGAACAAAAGTAAGAAATAGCTTGCAATAATGGGAGGCGACGTAGGTTAGAATATATAATTCTTCCATTGGTACGAAGAATGccattattatttagaaaaggaTTCAGTGGGTATAAGGTGCTTCTTTTGTGGACTGGGCGAGATTGTTCTAGCCAATGAATTTCTTTGGAGTAATACTTCCTTTGTGTCAACCGAATTAACAAATTCTTGACTTCCAAGAATTCTGCTTTCGATATGTATAAATCCGCTGGACCATCATATTTCTTTAATCCTTTATAGAATCGCATTATATAAGCAATAACTCTAACTGCTTTATCCCATCGAGAAAATCTTGCTAGAATCTCTTCCTCTTCGGAAATTGTATGAAAGGATTCGATTTTCCGGTAGATGCTCGTCTGATCCGGTAGATGCTCGTCTGATACTAGTGACTTTGGCCAGTTTTCAGGGGAGTCCCGCAACCAATCAGGTCCATACCACCATAGAGTGTTGTTTACCAAATCTTCTGGATAACAACCTCGTGAACCGATATCAGCTGGGTTATCGTGAGACCGAACGTGTCGCCAAGAGCAGTTTCCAATGTTCCTTATAATTTTCGACACCCGATTTGCGACATATGTTTTCCAAGTATATGGAGGTTTCGCTAACCACCCCAGTGTAATGGAAGAATCGCCCCAGAGATAGAGTTCAGAATTTTGGAGGGCTAGTTGAGATAAAACGTGCTTAGCTAACTGAGATAATAATACAGCGCCACAAAGCTCTAAGCGTGGAAGGCT encodes:
- the LOC142224655 gene encoding uncharacterized protein LOC142224655; protein product: MAALPTERSSFSLPFSYTGIDFAGPFSIKTASTRQAPYQKGYVCIFVCFSTKAVHLELCSSLSSASFLAAFARFVGRRGLPMKIMSDNGTNFVGTERSLRYEISQFIKNTSNNVRAKYTPQGLQWSFLPPNAPHMGGLWEAAVKSFKMHFKKVTQNHKYTFEEFTTLLTRIEAVLNSRPLSPITENSCELLALTPGHFLRGAPLVSVPEVAPDNLTFSDRWERLKIQQHQFARSWKDEYLKELQKRAPSSVHQCLVCEGFHSLRVCRKFLNVDERWKG
- the LOC142224656 gene encoding uncharacterized protein LOC142224656, giving the protein MLQQLWLEGSKWDETVRPDVLTKWNLFVQKLNVISNISIPRWVTFTPLFNAQIHGFCDASEKAYCAVIYIRIDKGDSIHSHLLVSKTKVAPINPISLPRLELCGAVLLSQLAKHVLSQLALQNSELYLWGDSSITLGWLAKPPYTWKTYVANRVSKIIRNIGNCSWRHVRSHDNPADIGSRGCYPEDLVNNTLWWYGPDWLRDSPENWPKSLVSDEHLPDQTSIYRKIESFHTISEEEEILARFSRWDKAVRVIAYIMRFYKGLKKYDGPADLYISKAEFLEVKNLLIRLTQRKYYSKEIHWLEQSRPVHKRSTLYPLNPFLNNNGILRTNGRIIYSNLRRLPLLQAISYFCSRTTTSCGKQSYVTNHT